One window of Plasmodium relictum strain SGS1 genome assembly, chromosome: 14 genomic DNA carries:
- a CDS encoding chromosome condensation protein, putative has translation MKKLGINTTLDTNLNRLKENEGILKKPIEINKNLRRLSFLNNKNNEIKNDQLSKFDKTKVKEINDVFKNCMVALSHNKICTRNAFDIRIIDHLEDLVNLNDEEICDELNDELLENGDFNLSFTRASKAIEGATKVYGYRVEAIYDQTYNFLSNMNIAKQNEINEEVQDEKKNVNENSTKKMKKRKLEFLQESSTLAKSSDITIDSLSLSNISVDTFFLKLNSTYDHASGQSYLLPNLILNSDLSIQFDGDIEACEYKKRKKMEELNSEVVNDKGKKENLSNDIEENTYDNNDNLLMNIYKKKLYLNSNKIRDILLNDGEDFNNLSICPELEYFKEEINKHKLKKADSKGGEEEEKNDEGEEEGNDNNENEEKMNMKMSEDYGENLKNSLSNNMIMDNLYDGDNNNAEDSKILSSSNNNFNNQEFKIDDLNIENVMQESLAFDNMNLNNSVANNLNFSQSVLSFHQSNNLNGVLPEMMKSENKDYSIMNTLNNFNLNSQNILFKQSGTPTKKSMISTIPDEDTLWNRSIMTFENRLNAINVNNEFNYQYYMPNKLMTNGNFRNLMDITKNTFKNKAVLFNTIANKRVKTSFDISSIDFENLHIEISDIELSTYDLWKKEKKKYISNILFSVDQTSYIFETKDNCINCVNTVTDKIMKFSKLPVVSLDEDNTNMNLNIILNEINNDFITNEIDQINFSESKNMQSLYGQNIEEVQDSQLQEGLNEAIDKFYQMDFEDIWQNENDNEHNIEKQNTKIDNTSITQFHQSFSHANSLGNMNIENISKFVDVSKIKKILCDIVRASDQENNNNLEQKEEKNDKIVVYNEERTTTFRNIIKETKSKLNDSEVSSTSIHMLFVCLLYTCNDQELLLEKIPHEEDFYVRYGLPVEFHIKPNDSLMLKN, from the exons atgaaaaaattaggAATTAATACTACACTAGACACGAATTTAAATCGtcttaaagaaaatgaaggtattttaaaaaaaccaatagaaattaacaaaaatttaagaaGGCTGTCatttttgaataataaaaataatgaaattaaaaatgatcaGTTAAGTAAATTTGATAAAACAaaagtaaaagaaataaatgatgtttttaaaaattgcATGGTAGCATTATCgcataataaaatatgtacTAGAAATGCTTTTGATATACGAATAATTGATCACTTAGAGGATCTagtaaatttaaatgatgaaGAAATATGTGATGAGTTAAATGATGAACTATTAGAAAATGGAGATTTCAATTTATCTTTTACAAGAGCATCAAAAGCTATTGAAGGTGCTACAAAGGTCTACGGCTATAGAGTTGAAGCAATATATGATCAaacttataattttttatctaatatGAACATAGCAaaacaaaatgaaataaatgaagaagtacaggatgaaaaaaaaaatgtaaatgaaaattcaacaaaaaaaatgaaaaaaagaaaattagaaTTCCTTCAAGAATCTTCCACTTTAGCCAAGTCATCTGATATTACTATAGATTCTTTATCTTTATCAAATATATCTGTagatacattttttttaaaattaaatagtaCTTACGACCATGCTTCAGGGCAAAGTTATTTATTAccaaatttaattttaaatagcGATTTATCAATACAGTTTGATGGCGATATAGAGGCCTGTGAAtataagaaaagaaaaaaaatggaagaaTTAAATTCAGAAGTTGTTAATGATAAGGGTAAAAAGGAAAACTTATCCAATGATATAGAAGAGAATACatatgataataatgataatttacTGATgaacatttataaaaaaaaattatatttgaactcaaataaaataagagaTATTCTCTTAAACGATGGGGAggattttaataatttaagtatATGTCCAGAATTAGAATACTtcaaagaagaaataaacaaacataaattaaaaaaggcAGATTCAAAAGGAGGGGAAGAAGAAGAGAAAAATGATGAAGGAGAAGAAGAAggaaatgataataatgaaaatgaagaaaaaatgaatatgaaaATGAGTGAAGATTATggagaaaatttaaaaaatagtttaAGTAATAATATGATAATGGATAATTTGTATGATggtgataataataatgcgGAAGATAGTAAGATTTTGAGTAGTagcaataataattttaataatcaaGAATTCAAAATAGATGAtttaaatattgaaaatgtAATGCAGGAATCATTGGCTTTTGATAATatgaatttaaataattcagtAGCAAACAATTTGAATTTTTCTCAGAGTGTATTATCTTTTCATCAgagtaataatttaaatggtGTTTTGCCAGAAATGATGAAAAGTGAAAATAAAGATTATAGTATTATGAatacattaaataattttaatttgaattctcaaaatattttatttaaacaaaGTGGAACACCAACTAAAAAAAGTATGATATCTACTATTCCTGATGAAGATACATTATGGAATCGTAGTATCATGACATTTGAAAATAGACTAAATGCAATTAATGTAAACAATGAATTTAATTATCAATATTATATGCCTAATAAATTAATGACTAATGGGAACTTTCGAAATTTAATGGACATAACAAAAAacacttttaaaaataaagctGTTCTATTTAATACCATTGCTAATAAGAGAGTTAAAACTTCTTTTGATATTTCAAGTATTGATTTTGAAAATCTTCACATTGAAATTAGTGATATAGAATTATCAACATATGATTTAtggaaaaaggaaaaaaaaaagtatatatccaatattcttttttctgTTGATCAGActtcttatatttttgaaacaAAAGATAATTGCATTAATTGTGTAAATACAGTGACAGATAAGATAAtgaaattttctaaattgCCTGTTGTTTCATTAGATGAAGATAATACAAACATGAATTTAAAcattatattaaatgaaattaataatgatttTATAACAAATGAAATTgatcaaataaatttttcagAATCTAAAAATATGCAAAGTTTATATGGACAAAATATTGAAGAAGTACAAGATAGCCAATTACAAGAAGGTTTAAACGAAGCTATTGATAAATTTTACCAAATGGATTTTGAAGACATATggcaaaatgaaaatgataatgaacataatatagaaaaacaaaatacaaaaattgaTAATACATCTATTACTCAATTTCACCAAAGTTTTTCACATGCTAATAGTTTAGGAAATATgaatattgaaaatatatcaaaatttGTAGACGTttcaaaaattaagaaaatattatgtGATATTGTTAGGGCAAGTGATCAagaaaataacaataatttagaacaaaaagaagaaaaaaatgataag aTTGTTGTTTACAATGAAGAAAGAACTACAACTTTCAGAAACATTATTAAGGag acaaaatcaaaattaaatgattcaGAAGTAAGTAGCACGTCTATTCATATGCTTTTTGTATGCTTATTATATACGTGTAATGATCAag aattactattagaaaaaataccACATGAGGAAGATTTTTATGTTCGTTATGGCTTACCTGTTGAATTCCATATTAAACCTAATGATTCTTTAATgcttaaaaattaa
- the LigI gene encoding DNA ligase I, putative — protein MKLLILLFLTKMIYCKIKSYMRTEYNYILPLVKKKKLYNHKINFNVKVFKNFTKNSSNRHNDLLYVYFKKCLSFPKKSNNNEKNEKLDDEVSTNSEEKEISKRKITNDTNIKTKRLKGKNENEIKKGSLFNCIVNEEEKINDLASPKFNPVYFDVSNLYLSEKDKAKHKFKDSLLFTFLTNTFNKIEELKGSGTGSKKNVSIILSNVFRVLIYYSPNDLIPAIYITLNKVAPDYLNVEAGVGEALILKTMSEAYSRTEASIKKDLQQIEDLGIIAENCSCKMRTIFPLPRLTIQSVFNELKNIPNLSGSNSQQKKREVIKKLLVSAKTSEAKYIVRFLQQRLRIGVNCATVLQALSYAFILTRPSIPEDIRKKGIMINEDLIKSDINDNSNDYIIKKENNMEKNGIKEENDEEKKKDNKVEKKENFENIKMEEENPNNLCDFDSLINSIKVRNEKINKPNLFFNIGKEGDTRLLPIFKELKKAYCESSDMDIFECMEKSVKGALCGLPNIEIIVQNLLNGDDMNTLSKKCTVKTGVPVQPMLAKPTKGIQEVLDRFNNVTFTCEYKYDGERAQIHYLDKNNIKIFSRNLENMTEKYPDVIQIVKDQIVDSVTECIIDSEVVAYDMESKKILPFQVLTTRKRKDVDIENIKVKICLFPFDLICCNGISVIKEPLEIRRKLLYSLLKSKEGVLSFAVHSEMNNIEDIDIFLQDAIESNCEGLMVKTLLENASYEPSKRSLNWLKVKKDYIEGLSDSVDLVPIAGYYGKGKRSGVYGAFVLAAYNSETENFQTVCKAGTGFNDEILITLYNLLNEKIIPNKKSYYEVSDKLNPDVWFDAHYVWEIKAADLSLSPVHTAAIGVYSDDKGIGLRFPRFLRLREDKNAEQATTTQQIIDFYESQFTSNKNKNNDFNEESESD, from the exons atgaaATTGCTAATATTACTGTTTTTAACTAAAATGATttattgtaaaataaaaagttatatgAGAAcagaatataattatatattacctttagtgaaaaagaaaaagttatataatcataaaattaattttaatgtaAAAGTTTTTAAGAATTTTACAAAGAACTCTTCAAATAGACATAATGATTTGTTGtatgtatattttaa AAAATGCTTATCGTTTCCAAAGAaatcaaataataatgaaaaaaatgaaaaattagatGATGAAGTAAGCACAAATAGTGAAGAAAAGGAAAtatcaaaaagaaaaattacaaatgatacaaatataaaaacaaagagattaaaaggaaaaaatgaaaatgaaataaaaaaggggTCTTTATTTAATTGTATTGTAAATGAagaggaaaaaataaatgactTAGCATCTCCTAAATTTAATCCCGTTTATTTTGATGTaagtaatttatatttatctgAAAAAGATAAAGCAAAACATAAGTTTAAagattctttattatttaccTTTCTTACAAatacttttaataaaatagaagaatTAAAAGGTAGTGGGACAGgtagtaaaaaaaatgtatcaattattttatctaatGTCTTTAGGGTTCTAATATATTATAGCCCTAATGATCTAATTCCTGCTATTTATATAACATTAAATAAAGTTGCACCTGATTACTTAAATGTAGAGGCCGGAGTGGGGGAAgcattaattttaaaaacaatGTCAGAAGCATATAGTAGAACCGAAGcaagtataaaaaaagatttacAACAAATTGAGGATTTAGGAATAATAGCAGAAAATTGTTCTTGCAAAATGAGAACTATTTTTCCTTTACCTCGTTTAACTATTCAATCAGTATTTAATGAATTGAAAAATATACCAAATCTTAGTGGGTCTAATTCTCAACAAAAAAAGAGagaagtaataaaaaaattattagttAGCGCAAAAACTAGTGAAGCTAAATATATAGTTCGATTTTTGCAACAGCGTTTAAGAATAGGAGTAAATTGTGCTACCGTCTTACAAGCATTATCATatgcttttattttaactCGTCCTTCTATACCTGAggatattagaaaaaaaggGATAATGATAAACGAagatttaataaaatcaGATATAAACGATAATAGTAATGATTACATAATtaagaaagaaaataatatggaaaaaaatggtattaaagaagaaaatgatgaagaaaaaaaaaaagataacaaagtagaaaaaaaagaaaattttgaaaatataaaaatggaaGAAGAAAATCCTAATAATTTGTGTGATTTCGATTCTCTAATTAATTCCATTAAAGTAAggaatgaaaaaattaataaacccaatttattttttaacataGGAAAAGAAGGAGACACTCGTCTACTACCAATATTTaaggaattaaaaaaagcTTATTGCGAAAGTAGTGATATGGATATCTTTGAATGCATGGAAAAATCAGTAAAAGGTGCTTTGTGTGGATTACCAAATATTGAGATTATTGTTcagaatttattaaatggAGATGATATGAACACTTTAAGTAAAAAATGTACTGTTAAAACAGGGGTTCCTGTTCAACCTATGTTAGCAAAGCCAACAAAAGGAATACAAGAAGTTTTAGATAGATTTAACAATGTAACATTTACATGCGAATATAAATATGATGGAGAAAGAGCTCAAATTCATTacttagataaaaataatataaaaatatttagtagaaatttagaaaatatgaCTGAAAAATATCCAGATGTTATTCAAATAGTGAAAGATCAAATTGTAGATTCTGTAACAGAATGTATTATTGATAGTGAAGTTGTTGCTTATGATATggaaagtaaaaaaattttacctTTTCAAGTATTAACaacaagaaaaagaaaagacgtagatattgaaaatattaaagtaAAGATATGTCTTTTTCCATTTGATTTAATTTGTTGCAATGGTATATCTGTTATAAAGGAGCCTTTAGAAATTAGAAGAAaacttttatattctttactAAAATCTAAAGAGGGAGTGTTATCTTTTGCAGTTCATTCTGAAATGAATAATATTGAAGatatagatatatttttacaagaTGCTATTGAAAGTAATTGTGAAGGTTTAATGGTTAAAACGTTACTTGAAAATGCCTCATATGAACCTTCGAAAAGGTCTTTAAATTggttaaaagtaaaaaaagattatattGAAGGATTATCAGATTCAGTTGATTTAGTTCCTATAGCTGGTTATTatggaaaaggaaaaagaagtGGGGTATATGGAGCATTCGTTTTAGCTGCATATAATTCGGAAACTGAAAATTTCCAAACTGTATGCAAAGCAGGTACAGGGTTTAATgatgaaatattaattactttatataatttattgaaTGAAAAGATTATACCTAATAAAAAGTCTTATTATGAAGTTTCCGACAAGTTAAATCCTGATGTGTGGTTTGATGCGCATTATGTATGGGAAATAAAAGCGGCCGATTTATCTTTATCACCAGTTCACACGGCTGCTATTGGAGTATATTCAGATGATAAAGGAATTGGTTTAAGATTTCCTAGATTTTTGAGATTAAGAGAAGACAAAAATGCTGAACAAGCAACAACAACGCAACAAATAATTGATTTTTATGAAAGCCAATTTacatcaaataaaaataaaaataacgaTTTTAATGAAGAAAGTGAAAGTGACTAA
- a CDS encoding CorA-like Mg2+ transporter protein, putative has product MSFESLTLMEDDKNKKKNYGYDDIDYNDEDMLNGDGYDKDIYAFNIKNKIVNHCKRIKVDLDSKSKKENSFNDSTFIKREKSFLHDENELRNRRSSISHKNESKTKLEGILNENDFLIQLNKLKRHVVVEIFGGKCFIREYLCTEFLRRIKQCCHINYVKYNIGLINYRDCKQLLGENNNIASIEVRLNSILVSLPPLTCVILHSSIFLVIKEDLIRDDLIKKLCAVSKKYTNLYKADINVLENRPFEFCALECVFSSALEHLNAEMKLLNKDFTEIKFSLKISKYQEILSNLHNLKDPTNLLVDKVNSFIKAFHEISVNNADLKKMELTKYYFNPNVSEEDNKEHTNQDLEMLLEYFDQELHQIHDQVKHLYESIINLENRIYLDLSLSRNNLIRMDIVISLINSGFGIGTLITGIFGMNLKIFLEKNDYAFGYVTGLVVLLCLLTIIMSIYFFKCIRL; this is encoded by the exons atgtCTTTTGAATCTCTGACTCTAATGGaagatgataaaaataaaaaaaagaattatggaTACGATGATATAGATTATAATGATGAAGATATGTTAAATGGTGATGGTTATGATAAAGATATTTATgcatttaatataaaaaataaaatagtaaaTCATTGCAAAAGGATAAAGGTTGATTTGGATAGtaaatcaaaaaaagaaaattcttttaatgattcgacttttattaaaagagaGAAAAGTTTTTTACatgatgaaaatgaattGCGAAATAGAAGAAGTTCTATATCTCATAAAAATGAATCAAAAACGAAACTAGAGGgaatattaaatgaaaatgattttttaattcaattaaataaattaaaaaggcATGTTGTGGTTGAAATATTTGGAGGCAAGTGTTTTATAAGAGAATATTTATGTACTGAATTTCTGAGAAGAATAAAACAATGTTGTCATATAAACTatgttaaatataatattggtttaataaattatcgTGATTGTAAACAATTATTAGGTGAAAATAACAATATTGCAAGTATAGAGGTTCGGCTAAATTCTATATTAGTTTCTCTACCTCCTCTAACTTGTGTAATTTTACATTCCAGtatatttttagttattAAAGAAGACTTGATAAGAgatgatttaattaaaaagttaTGTGCagtttcaaaaaaatatacaaatttatataaagctGATATAAATGTATTAGAAAATAGACCATTTGAGTTTTGCGCATTAGAGTGTGTTTTTTCTAGTGCTCTTGAACATTTAAATGCAgaaatgaaattattaaataaagattttacagaaataaaattttctttaaaaattagTAAGTACCAAGAAATTTTAAGtaatttacataatttaaaagatccTACAAATTTATTAGTAGATAAAgtaaattcttttattaagGCATTTCATGAAATATCAGTAAACAACGCagacttaaaaaaaatggagttaacaaaatattattttaatccAAATGTTAGTGAAGAAGATAATAAAGAGCATACCAATCAGGATTTAGAAATGCTCTTAGAATATTTTGATCAAGAACTTCACCAAATCCATGATCAAGTGAAACATTTATATGAatctattattaatttagAAAACAGAATATATCTTGACTTATCATTGTCtagaaataatttaattaggATGGATATAGTTATCAGTTTGATTAATTCAGGGTTTGGCATAGGAACTTTAATAACAG GAATATTTGgtatgaatttaaaaatatttcttgaaaaaaatgattatgcATTTGGTTACGTTACTGGTCTTGTAGTATTATTATGTTTACTGACAATAATAAtgtctatttatttttttaaatgtattcGTCTTTAG